In one Rutidosis leptorrhynchoides isolate AG116_Rl617_1_P2 chromosome 8, CSIRO_AGI_Rlap_v1, whole genome shotgun sequence genomic region, the following are encoded:
- the LOC139863579 gene encoding uncharacterized protein encodes MHQQYWDDNDSSTDDESQQYYHRETQPARQQNRSDDFRLKVDLPSFNGTLSIKEFLDWLAGVERFFEFDDIPKNKHVKLVAYRLKGGTSSWWEQTQNQRQRYQSLRQGQKTVAEYTADFLRLASRNNIVETEGQQISRYLFGLRPAIREKIGCQIIMTLTEACNLARRAETMTTRGYKSNNCPERRHVNYTQYDDEFEEDEQGDDYVCEPDGEGDQATTLVVRKVLLAPKQVDTQRNLLFHTRCTISCHIFDLIIDSESCQNIISSELAHKLKLSLEKHPEPYIIVWITDRPGIKVTERCCVPLSIGKYYTDEVLCDVVDMNARHLLFGRPWQFDRVQHLLSQFSDLMPLELPKVLPPMLDIQHAIDLVPGSSLPNLSHYRMNPKESAILQQMVEELLQKGLIRTSMSPCAVTDLLTPKKDGSWRMCVDSRAINKFTVCYRFPIPRLEDIVTP; translated from the exons ATGCACCAACAGTATTGGGACGACAACGACTCTTCAACAGATGATGAGTCACAACAATACTACCATCGTGAAACCCAACCCGCACGGCAACAGAACAGAAGCGATGATTTCCGCCTAAAAGTGGACCTTCCTTCCTTTAATGGAACACTTAGCATCAAGGAATTTCTAGATTGGTTAGCAGGGGTTGAACGGTTCTTTGAGTTCGATGACATACCCAAGAATAAGCATGTGAAACTAGTTGCTTATAGATTAAAAGGAGGCACTTCATCATGGTGGGAACAAACCCAAAATCAACGACAACGG TACCAGTCCTTGAGGCAAGGACAGAAAACCGTAGCCGAGTATACTGCTGATTTCCTAAGGCTAGCATCGAGGAATAATATAGTAGAGACCGAAGGACAACAAATATCACGTTACCTGTTTGGACTAAGGCCTGCCATTCGAGAAAAGATAGGGTGCCAAATAATTATGACCTTGACTGAGGCTTGCAATCTTGCGCGGCGTGCAGAAACTATGACCACTCGTG GGTACAAGTCAAACAATTGTCCTGAAAGACGTCATGTGAATTATACTCAATATGATGATGAGTTCGAAGAAGATGAACAAGGTGATGACTATGTATGTGAGCCTGATGGGGAAGGAGATCAGGCGACCACCCTTGTGGTCCGTAAAGTTCTGTTAGCACCTAAGCAAGTTGACACACAACGCAACCTGCTGTTCCATACCAGGTGCACAATTTCATgccacatctttgatttaattattGATAGTGAGAGTTGCCAGAATATTATTTCCAGCGAGTTGGCTCATAAGTTGAAACTTTCCTTGGAGAAACACCCCGAACCCTACATTATTGTTTGGATTACGGATAGACCTGGCATTAAAGTAACTGAAAGATGTTGTGTGCCTTTATCAATAGGAAAGTATTACACCGATGAGGTATTATGTGACGTTGTTGACATGAATGCGCGCCATCTACTTTTTGGTAGACCGTGGCAATTTGACCGGG TACAACACCTTTTATCTCAATTCTCCGACCTGATGCCACTTGAATTACCGAAAGTGCTTCCACCCATGCTAGACATTCAACACGCCATCGATTTGGTTCCCGGTTCTAGTCTACCGAACCTTTCTCACTATCGGATGAATCCGAAAGAAAGTGCTATTCTACAACAAATGGTTGAGGAGTTACTCCAAAAGGGACTCATTCGGACAAGCATGAGCCCATGCGCAGTCACGGATCTCTTAACCCCAAAGAAAGACGGTAGTTGGCGAATGTGTGTGGACAGTCGCGCCATCAATAAATTTACAGTATGCTACCGCTTTCCCATTCCACGCCTCGAGGacattgtaacaccctga